In Brevibacillus brevis, a genomic segment contains:
- the ileS gene encoding isoleucine--tRNA ligase, whose protein sequence is MDFSKTLSLPKTDFPMRGNLPSREPDMQAAWEEMDIYKLVQERTAGRPSFVLHDGPPYANGDIHIGHALNKILKDFIVRYKSMAGFCAPYIPGWDTHGLPIEQAIVNAQGLDRRSIEVNDFRKRCEEYAWSYINKQRDQFKRLGIRGDWENPYVTLLPEYEANQIRVFGEMAKKGYIYKGLRCVYWSPSSETALADAEIEYKDKRSPSIYVSFQVVDGKGRLDHETGVVIWTTTPWTIPANLAITLHPELEYSVIKADGRKFLVASGLIESASKEIGWESVEVLSTHKGADLEGVVTQHPFYDRPSPLILGEHVTLDAGTGCVHTAPGHGEDDFNVGQKYNLGVLCPVDHEGKMTSEAPGFEGLFYEDANKVITEKLQEKGALLKLSFLTHSYPHDWRTKKPVIYRATEQWFASIDGFREQMLEAIKNVKWIPHWGETRLANMIADRGDWCISRQRVWGVPIPIFYCKSCNEPIINDTTINHIAELFRKEGSSVWFAREANELVPEGLSCSKCSCTDFRKETDIMDVWFDSGSSHVAVLRERGISWPADMYLEGSDQYRGWFNSSLSTSVAVFGTAPYKSVLSHGFTLDGEGRKMSKSLGNTIVPLDVINKLGADILRLWVASVDYQADQRISDAILSQIAEVYRKIRNTFRFLLGNLDGFDPATDRVAYEQLGELDRYVLAKAAKMVKRVRKAYDEYQFHTVFHSVHNFCVIDLSAFYLDICKDRLYVEAPNSLKRRAAQTVMYDCLLNLVKLVAPLLPHTADEVWGFIPGVTEKSVQLTDMPEASEQHLGFSSEEESKWDAFLAVRDEVLKAMEEARRKKVFGNSVDAKLDLYPQTEEVAKTLAAMDDLADLFIVADVELHPQGTAAPAEAAALEGISAVVSAAAGVKCERCRVVKLDVGSRPSLPTICGRCADIVEKHYAHVTE, encoded by the coding sequence ATGGATTTCAGCAAAACGCTATCGCTGCCAAAAACCGATTTTCCGATGCGCGGCAACTTGCCGAGCCGCGAGCCGGACATGCAGGCGGCTTGGGAAGAGATGGACATTTACAAACTTGTCCAGGAACGTACGGCGGGGCGTCCGTCTTTTGTTCTGCATGACGGCCCTCCTTATGCAAACGGGGACATTCACATCGGTCACGCGCTGAACAAAATTTTGAAGGACTTCATCGTACGCTACAAGTCGATGGCGGGCTTCTGTGCACCGTACATCCCGGGTTGGGATACGCACGGGCTTCCCATCGAGCAGGCGATTGTCAACGCTCAGGGGCTGGACCGCCGCAGCATCGAGGTCAACGACTTCCGCAAGCGCTGTGAGGAGTATGCGTGGTCGTACATCAACAAGCAGCGCGACCAATTCAAGCGGCTGGGCATCCGCGGCGACTGGGAAAACCCGTATGTGACGCTGCTGCCTGAATACGAAGCGAACCAGATTCGCGTATTCGGGGAGATGGCGAAGAAAGGATACATCTACAAAGGACTTCGCTGCGTGTACTGGTCGCCGTCTTCGGAAACCGCTCTGGCCGACGCGGAAATCGAGTACAAGGACAAGCGCTCTCCTTCCATCTACGTGAGCTTCCAGGTGGTAGACGGCAAAGGCAGACTGGACCATGAAACCGGGGTCGTCATCTGGACCACCACGCCGTGGACCATTCCGGCCAACCTGGCGATCACGCTGCATCCGGAGCTCGAGTACAGCGTCATCAAAGCCGATGGACGAAAATTCCTCGTCGCCAGCGGACTGATCGAAAGCGCCAGCAAGGAGATCGGCTGGGAGAGTGTGGAAGTGCTGTCCACACACAAAGGCGCGGACCTGGAAGGCGTAGTGACCCAGCATCCGTTCTACGATCGTCCATCGCCGCTCATTTTGGGCGAGCACGTCACGCTGGACGCGGGTACCGGCTGTGTCCATACGGCTCCTGGCCACGGGGAAGACGACTTCAACGTCGGACAGAAATACAATCTCGGCGTGCTGTGTCCGGTCGACCATGAAGGGAAAATGACCAGCGAGGCTCCCGGCTTTGAGGGCCTGTTCTACGAAGATGCGAACAAAGTCATCACCGAGAAGCTGCAAGAAAAAGGCGCCCTGCTCAAGCTCAGCTTCCTGACTCACTCGTATCCGCACGACTGGCGGACGAAAAAGCCGGTCATCTACCGTGCAACCGAGCAATGGTTTGCATCCATCGACGGCTTCCGCGAGCAAATGCTCGAAGCGATCAAAAATGTGAAATGGATCCCGCACTGGGGCGAGACTCGTCTGGCCAACATGATCGCGGACCGCGGCGACTGGTGCATCTCCCGTCAACGTGTATGGGGAGTGCCGATCCCGATCTTCTACTGCAAATCGTGCAACGAGCCGATCATCAACGACACGACGATCAACCACATCGCCGAGCTGTTCCGCAAAGAAGGCTCCTCCGTCTGGTTTGCCCGCGAGGCAAACGAGCTCGTGCCGGAAGGGCTGTCTTGCTCCAAATGCAGCTGCACAGACTTCCGTAAAGAGACGGACATCATGGACGTGTGGTTCGACTCCGGTTCCAGCCATGTAGCCGTCCTGAGAGAGCGCGGCATCAGCTGGCCGGCCGATATGTATCTGGAAGGCTCCGACCAGTACCGCGGCTGGTTCAACTCTTCGCTGTCGACCAGCGTCGCTGTGTTTGGCACTGCTCCCTACAAGAGCGTGCTGAGCCACGGTTTTACCCTGGACGGGGAAGGGCGCAAGATGTCCAAGTCGCTCGGCAACACGATCGTGCCGCTGGATGTCATCAATAAACTGGGCGCAGACATTTTGCGCCTGTGGGTAGCATCTGTCGACTATCAAGCCGACCAGCGCATCTCGGACGCGATCCTCAGCCAGATCGCGGAAGTGTATCGGAAAATCCGCAATACATTCCGCTTCCTCCTGGGCAACCTGGATGGTTTCGATCCTGCTACAGACCGCGTGGCGTACGAACAGCTGGGTGAGCTCGATCGTTACGTGCTCGCGAAAGCGGCGAAAATGGTGAAACGCGTGCGCAAGGCGTACGATGAATACCAGTTCCATACGGTATTCCATTCTGTGCACAACTTCTGCGTCATCGACCTGTCCGCGTTTTATCTGGACATTTGCAAAGACCGCCTGTACGTGGAAGCTCCGAACAGTCTCAAACGCCGTGCAGCGCAAACTGTCATGTACGATTGCCTCCTGAATCTCGTCAAGCTCGTGGCGCCGCTGCTGCCGCATACGGCTGACGAAGTGTGGGGCTTCATTCCTGGGGTGACGGAGAAGAGCGTCCAGCTCACCGATATGCCGGAAGCGTCCGAACAGCATCTGGGCTTCTCTTCCGAGGAAGAAAGCAAATGGGATGCCTTCCTTGCCGTTCGCGACGAGGTGCTCAAAGCGATGGAAGAAGCGCGTCGCAAAAAGGTGTTCGGGAACTCCGTGGACGCCAAGCTCGACCTCTATCCGCAAACGGAGGAAGTCGCGAAGACACTTGCTGCCATGGACGATTTGGCAGACCTGTTCATCGTGGCGGACGTCGAGCTGCATCCGCAAGGAACGGCGGCACCAGCGGAGGCTGCCGCTCTGGAAGGCATTTCTGCAGTGGTCTCGGCCGCTGCCGGCGTCAAGTGCGAGCGCTGCCGCGTCGTCAAGCTCGACGTAGGCTCTCGTCCGTCCTTGCCGACCATCTGCGGACGCTGCGCGGATATCGTGGAAAAGCATTACGCACATGTAACGGAATAG
- a CDS encoding DivIVA domain-containing protein translates to MSLTPLDIHNKEFSTGFRGYNIDEVNEFLDQVIKDFELLIKEKKEMEERIAILNERVDHYKSLEENLSKSILVAQETAEDVKSNARKEAQLILKEAEKNADRIVNEALAKSRKIAIEIEELKKRASVYRMRFRTLLEAQLEMLENGAWDDIEQADSAVAVE, encoded by the coding sequence GTGTCTTTAACGCCGTTGGATATACACAATAAAGAATTCAGTACTGGCTTTCGCGGATACAACATTGACGAAGTAAATGAATTTCTGGATCAGGTGATTAAAGATTTTGAACTCCTGATTAAGGAAAAGAAAGAAATGGAAGAGCGCATCGCCATTTTGAACGAGCGCGTGGATCATTATAAGAGCCTGGAAGAAAACCTTAGCAAATCCATTCTGGTGGCACAGGAGACGGCAGAGGACGTCAAGTCCAACGCCCGCAAGGAAGCGCAGCTCATCCTGAAGGAAGCCGAGAAAAATGCCGACAGGATCGTCAACGAGGCGTTGGCGAAGTCCCGCAAGATCGCCATCGAAATCGAAGAGCTGAAAAAGCGGGCTTCGGTGTATCGCATGCGCTTTCGTACGCTTCTGGAAGCCCAGCTGGAAATGCTGGAAAACGGCGCTTGGGACGATATCGAGCAAGCAGATTCCGCTGTCGCCGTTGAATAA
- a CDS encoding YlmH/Sll1252 family protein — protein sequence MSVFDHFGKEERPFAERALEMLSLVERKQAMRLTDFLDPRQLAIVQSLSSQVQDVTVSASGGYEGAERVRAILHPDYMGVEPDDYRLALLRIQADQRFHVLEHRDVMGALLNAGLKRDKFGDMLTDESASYAIVAEEVADFVCSQVTQIHRTSVQFERIGWEAFSPPAPRFAEKTITVPSPRLDAVIGEVHHLSRAKALVPIRGGKVKVNWRVTEDPSCQLQSGDMVSMAGFGRFKVLEVSGPTRSGRLRMIVGLVT from the coding sequence ATGAGCGTATTCGATCATTTTGGAAAAGAAGAACGTCCCTTTGCAGAACGGGCGCTGGAAATGCTTTCGCTGGTAGAGCGGAAGCAGGCCATGCGCCTTACTGATTTTCTGGATCCGAGGCAGTTGGCGATCGTCCAAAGCCTGTCCTCACAAGTGCAGGATGTTACCGTATCGGCAAGCGGGGGCTACGAGGGCGCCGAGCGTGTTCGCGCCATTCTGCATCCGGATTACATGGGCGTGGAGCCGGACGATTACCGGCTGGCCTTGCTGCGTATCCAGGCGGATCAACGGTTTCACGTGCTGGAGCACCGCGACGTGATGGGAGCGCTGCTGAATGCCGGGCTCAAGCGTGACAAATTCGGCGATATGCTGACGGATGAAAGCGCCTCTTACGCCATCGTGGCGGAGGAAGTGGCCGATTTTGTCTGCAGCCAGGTGACGCAGATTCACCGCACCTCGGTCCAGTTCGAACGAATCGGCTGGGAGGCATTTTCCCCGCCGGCTCCCCGTTTCGCGGAAAAGACGATCACCGTGCCTTCGCCGCGGCTGGATGCCGTCATCGGGGAGGTGCACCATTTGTCGCGGGCGAAAGCATTGGTCCCGATCCGCGGGGGAAAGGTAAAAGTAAACTGGAGAGTAACCGAGGATCCCTCCTGTCAGCTGCAGTCGGGCGATATGGTGTCGATGGCGGGGTTTGGCCGGTTCAAAGTGCTGGAAGTATCGGGGCCGACCCGAAGCGGCAGGCTTCGCATGATCGTCGGACTGGTCACCTAA
- a CDS encoding YggT family protein: MGYLFTVLDFAFTVYQFMIIAYILMSWVPQMRDTGIGQLLERLVEPYLAPFRRIIPTLGFIDISPIVALIVLRLAYSGLISILYKLM, encoded by the coding sequence ATGGGTTACCTGTTTACGGTACTGGATTTTGCGTTTACCGTTTATCAATTCATGATCATCGCGTACATACTGATGTCGTGGGTGCCGCAAATGCGGGACACGGGGATCGGCCAGCTCCTGGAAAGACTCGTGGAGCCGTATTTGGCACCGTTTCGCCGGATCATTCCGACGCTCGGCTTTATCGACATCTCGCCGATCGTCGCACTCATCGTGCTGCGTTTGGCCTATAGCGGGCTAATTTCCATCCTGTATAAACTGATGTAG
- a CDS encoding cell division protein SepF → MGVMNKLMGFLGLENEEYIEETVEEEHEEQDSSARRQPATRASNVVPFQAREKEGIRLILCEPRHYSDAQDIADNLRHRRPVVVNLHRVEKDQAKRIIDFLSGTVYALNGDIQKVGDTIFVCTPDHVDIQGTISSVMEE, encoded by the coding sequence ATGGGTGTAATGAACAAGCTGATGGGGTTCTTGGGGTTGGAAAACGAAGAATACATCGAAGAGACAGTGGAAGAGGAACACGAGGAACAGGACTCCTCCGCCAGACGGCAGCCTGCCACGAGAGCAAGCAATGTGGTGCCGTTTCAAGCACGGGAAAAGGAGGGGATTCGTTTGATCCTCTGCGAACCCCGTCATTACAGCGATGCCCAAGACATAGCGGACAACCTTCGCCATCGGAGACCTGTCGTGGTGAATTTGCATCGCGTGGAAAAAGATCAGGCCAAACGGATTATCGACTTTTTGAGCGGGACCGTATACGCCCTAAACGGAGATATCCAAAAAGTGGGGGACACCATTTTTGTTTGCACGCCTGATCACGTGGACATTCAGGGTACGATTTCCAGCGTAATGGAAGAGTAA
- a CDS encoding YggS family pyridoxal phosphate-dependent enzyme: MSMDKERLQERMQEIEARIQAACQRAGRKREEVKIIAVTKYVDADAIGVLLDAGIEHIGENRVQDALPKHAQHGDRGTWHFIGHLQTNKAKEVVGRFPYIHSLDRLSLAEELNKRGEALNQVVSCFLQLNISGEETKFGLSPNDVLAFLRETSNMKHIKIVGLMTMAPVVENVEEARPVFRGLHEWKERINEWAFPHAHVEELSMGMSSDFEVAIEEGATYIRLGSVLVKP, encoded by the coding sequence ATGAGTATGGATAAAGAACGTTTGCAAGAGAGAATGCAGGAGATCGAAGCGAGAATCCAGGCGGCGTGCCAAAGGGCGGGTCGCAAGCGCGAAGAGGTAAAGATCATCGCGGTGACCAAATACGTGGATGCTGACGCGATCGGCGTGCTTCTCGACGCCGGCATTGAACATATCGGGGAAAACCGTGTCCAGGACGCCTTGCCCAAGCATGCGCAGCACGGGGACCGCGGCACGTGGCACTTCATCGGCCATTTGCAGACGAACAAAGCAAAAGAAGTCGTAGGACGTTTTCCGTACATCCATTCCCTGGATCGTCTGTCGCTTGCCGAAGAGCTGAACAAGAGGGGAGAAGCGTTGAATCAGGTCGTTTCTTGTTTCTTGCAGCTGAATATTTCCGGAGAAGAGACAAAATTTGGGCTTAGTCCCAATGATGTATTGGCTTTTTTACGCGAAACCAGTAATATGAAACATATAAAGATCGTAGGATTAATGACAATGGCGCCTGTTGTCGAAAATGTGGAGGAAGCTCGTCCTGTTTTCCGCGGCCTTCATGAATGGAAAGAGCGCATCAATGAGTGGGCGTTTCCCCATGCGCACGTGGAGGAGCTATCCATGGGCATGTCGAGCGACTTTGAAGTGGCGATTGAAGAAGGAGCTACATATATCCGACTGGGATCCGTACTGGTCAAGCCATGA
- the pgeF gene encoding peptidoglycan editing factor PgeF, translated as MGEPFVMAKEKPLLHLWEWEERFPGLVAGFTIRTGGVSEQPYGSLNMGLHVGDDPAHVVANRQLLAQQLELPFESWTCADQVHGTQVCQVMAGGAGRESLENVIQATDGLYTDQEGVLLASFYADCVPLFFLDPASGAIGLAHAGWKGTVGRIAEEMVHALEKQFQAKKEELLVAIGPSIGGCCYEVDERIVAHVRVSAKRWEDAVQPSKNGRYMLDLRTLNTRILLEAGISETNILATGWCTSCRTDLFFSHRKEAAAAGTTGRMASFIAWKNKKGEGSVS; from the coding sequence ATGGGAGAACCGTTTGTAATGGCAAAGGAGAAGCCACTGTTACACTTGTGGGAATGGGAAGAGCGCTTTCCCGGCCTGGTAGCGGGGTTTACGATTCGCACGGGTGGGGTAAGTGAACAACCGTACGGATCTTTGAATATGGGCTTGCATGTGGGCGACGACCCGGCACACGTCGTGGCCAATCGGCAATTGCTGGCGCAGCAGCTGGAGCTGCCCTTCGAGTCGTGGACGTGCGCGGATCAGGTGCACGGGACACAGGTATGCCAGGTGATGGCAGGTGGAGCAGGCAGGGAGAGTCTTGAAAACGTCATTCAAGCGACAGACGGTCTGTACACAGACCAAGAGGGCGTTTTGCTGGCTTCTTTTTACGCGGATTGTGTTCCTCTCTTTTTCCTGGATCCGGCCTCGGGAGCAATCGGGCTGGCGCATGCCGGCTGGAAAGGCACCGTAGGCCGTATTGCCGAGGAAATGGTGCACGCGCTTGAGAAGCAGTTTCAGGCGAAGAAAGAGGAGCTCCTGGTGGCGATCGGGCCTTCCATCGGCGGCTGCTGCTATGAGGTAGACGAGCGAATCGTGGCTCACGTGCGTGTCAGCGCAAAGCGCTGGGAAGATGCCGTACAGCCCTCGAAAAACGGGCGATATATGCTCGATCTGCGGACGCTCAATACGCGGATATTGCTGGAGGCAGGCATTTCCGAAACGAACATTCTGGCTACTGGCTGGTGTACGAGCTGTCGGACCGATTTGTTTTTTTCTCACCGGAAAGAAGCGGCTGCAGCAGGTACAACCGGACGGATGGCTTCCTTTATCGCATGGAAAAACAAGAAGGGAGAAGGTAGCGTCTCATGA
- a CDS encoding YlmC/YmxH family sporulation protein yields the protein MVKISDFQTKEVVNILDGKRLGQISDLEIDLRHGRVEAIVVPGPGKFLGFFSSGNDFVIPWRNIVKIGKDVVLVRVEEALKVDARTSGTEDYRD from the coding sequence ATGGTGAAAATCTCTGACTTCCAGACCAAAGAAGTAGTGAACATTTTGGACGGGAAGCGGCTTGGCCAAATATCCGATCTGGAAATCGACTTGCGCCACGGCCGTGTGGAAGCGATCGTCGTACCGGGACCGGGAAAGTTCCTGGGCTTTTTCTCATCCGGAAACGATTTTGTGATTCCGTGGCGAAATATTGTGAAAATCGGGAAAGACGTGGTGCTCGTGCGCGTGGAAGAAGCGCTGAAGGTCGATGCGCGGACATCTGGGACGGAGGATTACCGGGACTGA
- the sigG gene encoding RNA polymerase sporulation sigma factor SigG: MTRNKVEICGVDTSKLPVLTNKEMRELFERLQSGELAAREKLVNGNLRLVLSVIQRFNNRGEYVDDLFQVGCIGLMKAIDNFDLGQNVKFSTYAVPMIIGEIRRYLRDNNPIRVSRSLRDIAYKALQVRDNLTNKHSREPTITEISKELNVAKEDVVFALDAIQDPVSLFEPIYQDGGDPIYVMDQISDEKNKDVTWVEEIALREGMQRLGDREKMILSMRFYEGKTQMEVAEEIGISQAQVSRLEKAAIAHMQKHVQS; this comes from the coding sequence GTGACGCGAAATAAGGTAGAGATATGCGGGGTAGATACCTCCAAGCTTCCTGTGCTGACCAACAAAGAGATGAGAGAGTTATTTGAGCGCCTCCAGAGCGGCGAGCTGGCCGCCAGAGAAAAGCTGGTCAACGGCAACCTGCGGCTGGTGCTCAGCGTTATCCAACGCTTCAACAATCGCGGTGAGTATGTGGACGATCTGTTCCAGGTGGGCTGCATCGGGCTGATGAAAGCGATTGACAACTTCGATCTCGGGCAAAACGTGAAGTTTTCCACCTACGCCGTCCCGATGATCATCGGCGAGATCCGCCGCTATCTGCGGGACAACAACCCCATCCGCGTCTCCAGATCTTTGCGGGATATCGCCTACAAGGCTCTGCAGGTGCGCGACAACCTGACCAACAAGCATTCGCGCGAACCCACCATTACGGAGATCTCCAAAGAGCTGAATGTGGCCAAGGAAGATGTCGTGTTTGCTCTCGATGCGATTCAGGATCCTGTCTCCCTGTTTGAACCGATCTACCAGGACGGAGGCGATCCGATCTACGTCATGGACCAGATCAGCGACGAAAAGAACAAGGACGTGACGTGGGTGGAGGAAATCGCACTGCGAGAAGGCATGCAGCGTCTGGGAGACAGGGAAAAAATGATTTTATCCATGCGCTTTTACGAGGGAAAAACCCAAATGGAGGTCGCAGAGGAAATCGGAATATCGCAAGCACAGGTGTCCCGGTTGGAAAAAGCGGCAATCGCCCATATGCAGAAGCACGTGCAATCGTAA
- the sigE gene encoding RNA polymerase sporulation sigma factor SigE, which produces MYVKLRLQLQLTWYRFLLWIGARAEEVYYIGGSEALPPPLTREEEEILLGRLPSGDPAVRGMLIERNLRLVVYIARKFENTGINIEDLVSIGTIGLIKAVNTFDPDKNIKLATYASRCIENEILMYLRRNNKIRSEVSFDEPLNIDWDGNELLLSDVLGTENDTIYKNIEDQVDRKLLKKALDKLSERERIIMELRFGLAGEEEKTQKDVADLLGISQSYISRLEKRIIKRLRKEFNKMV; this is translated from the coding sequence ATGTACGTAAAACTTCGCCTACAACTCCAGTTGACCTGGTATCGTTTCCTGCTGTGGATCGGTGCACGCGCTGAAGAAGTCTATTATATCGGCGGGAGTGAAGCCTTGCCTCCACCACTGACCAGAGAAGAAGAGGAGATCTTGCTGGGACGGCTCCCCTCTGGTGATCCGGCGGTGCGCGGGATGCTGATCGAGCGGAATCTGCGGCTCGTCGTCTACATCGCGCGCAAATTCGAGAATACGGGAATCAATATCGAGGATCTGGTCAGCATCGGGACGATCGGACTCATCAAGGCAGTCAACACGTTTGATCCCGACAAGAACATCAAGCTGGCGACGTACGCGTCCCGCTGCATTGAAAATGAGATCCTGATGTACCTGCGGCGCAACAACAAAATTCGCTCGGAGGTGTCTTTTGACGAACCGCTGAACATCGATTGGGATGGAAATGAGCTGCTCCTCTCGGATGTGCTGGGTACGGAAAATGACACGATCTATAAAAATATCGAGGACCAGGTCGACCGCAAGCTGTTGAAAAAAGCTCTGGACAAATTGTCCGAACGCGAACGCATCATCATGGAGCTGCGCTTCGGGCTGGCGGGGGAAGAAGAGAAGACGCAAAAGGATGTCGCGGATCTTTTGGGCATCTCCCAATCGTACATTTCCCGTCTGGAAAAGCGAATTATAAAACGGTTGCGAAAAGAGTTCAACAAGATGGTCTAA